The Ziziphus jujuba cultivar Dongzao chromosome 7, ASM3175591v1 genome includes a region encoding these proteins:
- the LOC107403871 gene encoding protein DETOXIFICATION 27 isoform X2, which yields MPSSRDVGTEEAKVPLLEDSASIEPIKEEQRREWKEDEALSTRVWNESKNLWQIVGPGIFSRVSTYSMFVISQAFAGHLGDLELAAMSIASNVILGFDIGLMLGMASALETLCGQAFGAKKYYMLGVYMQRSWIVLILCAVVLLPILILATPILKLLGQPSDVAELSGQVALYFIPLHFCFAVQFPIQRFLQSQVKNRVIAWTALLVLVVHVFLSWLFVYKLKYGLLATILILNFSWWLLVVTLLVYIFCGGCPLTWTGFSMEAFSGLWDFLKLSAASGVMLCMSINGWEMMIPLGFFAGTGVRVANELGAGNGRGAKFAVIVSVTTSIIIGLFFWLLIMIFHNELALIFSTSKPVLKEVSKLAILLAFTVLLNSVQPILSGVAVGSGWQSYVAYINLGCYYLIRLPLGYFMGWSFHTGVKGIWAGMIFGGTAVQTVILAIITMRCEWEKEAEKANVRVRKWSTRMQEH from the exons ATGCCAAGTAGTAGAGATGTTGGAACAGAGGAAGCAAAAGTTCCATTGTTGGAAGACTCGGCTTCAATCGAGCCGATTAAAGAAGAACAAAGAAGGGAATGGAAAGAAGATGAAGCTCTTTCAACGAGAGTGTGGAATGAATCAAAGAATCTGTGGCAAATAGTTGGACCAGGAATCTTTAGTCGGGTTTCCACCTACTCCATGTTTGTCATCAGCCAAGCTTTTGCTGGCCATCTTGGAGATCTTGAACTCGCTGCTATGTCCATTGCTTCCAATGTCATACTCGGTTTCGATATTGGTCTTATG TTGGGGATGGCAAGCGCTTTGGAGACGCTATGTGGCCAAGCCTTTGGTGCCAAAAAGTACTACATGTTGGGTGTATACATGCAGCGTTCATGGATTGTTCTCATCCTTTGCGCTGTTGTGCTTTTGCCGATATTAATCTTAGCCACTCCGATCCTAAAGCTTCTGGGACAGCCTTCAGATGTAGCAGAACTATCAGGGCAAGTTGCCCTGTATTTTATACCGCTTCACTTCTGCTTCGCGGTTCAGTTTCCGATTCAGAGATTCTTGCAGAGTCAGGTGAAGAACAGAGTGATTGCTTGGACAGCACTGCTAGTGCTGGTGGTGCATGTGTTTTTGAGTTGGTTGTTTGTTTATAAGCTCAAATATGGACTGCTTGCCACTATCCTTATTTTGAACTTTTCATGGTGGTTGTTGGTGGTTACTCTTTTGGTTTACATATTCTGTGGTGGGTGTCCCTTGACTTGGACTGGATTCTCAATGGAAGCTTTTTCAGGTCTCTGGGATTTTCTCAAACTCTCTGCTGCTTCTGGGGTCATGCTCTG TATGAGCATCAATGGTTGGGAGATGATGATTCCTCTGGGGTTTTTTGCTGGAACCGG AGTGAGAGTCGCAAATGAGCTTGGAGCAGGAAATGGGAGAGGAGCGAAATTTGCTGTAATAGTTTCAGTAACAACATCCATTATAATTGGGCTATTCTTTTGGCTACTGATTATGATATTCCATAATGAGCTTGCCTTGATATTTTCAACAAGCAAACCTGTTTTGAAAGAAGTAAGCAAATTGGCTATTCTCTTAGCCTTCACAGTTTTGCTTAACAGTGTTCAACCTATTCTTTCTG GAGTGGCTGTCGGATCTGGATGGCAATCTTATGTGGCGTACATAAATTTGGGTTGctattatttaattagattaCCGCTTGGCTATTTTATGGGTTGGAGCTTTCACACAGGAGTCAAG gGAATTTGGGCTGGCATGATATTTGGTGGGACAGCAGTTCAGACGGTGATATTGGCCATTATAACCATGAGATGTGAATGGGAAAAAGAG GCAGAGAAAGCAAATGTACGTGTGAGAAAGTGGTCAACAAGGATGCAAGAACACTGA
- the LOC112489614 gene encoding protein DETOXIFICATION 27, giving the protein MSLSDLGPIEQARLSSFLEDSDLTVPLNEEQQAREYEEGLPLSRRVWNESKKLWQIVGPAIFTRVSSYSMFIITQAFAGHLGDVEFAALSIGLNVILGFDIGLMLGMASALETLCGQAFGAKNYYMLGVYMQRSWIVLFLSGIVLLPMFLFASPLLKLLGQPTNVAELSGVVALYLIPLHFCFTLQFPLQRFLQSQLKNKMIAWMSLAVFVVHVVLSWLFVYKLKYGLVATVLILNFSWWLLVLILLVYIFCGGCPLTWAGFSMEAFSGLWEFLKLSAASGVMLCLEHWYYRILIVMTGNLKNAEIEVDALSICMSINGWEMMIPLAFFVGTGVRVANELGAGNGKAAKFATIVSVVTSTIIGLFFWLIIMIFHNEIAMIFSTSKPVLEEVSKLTFLLAFTVLLNSIQPILSGVAVGSGWQSYVAYINIGCYYLVGLPLGYMMGWGFHNGVKGIWAGMMFGGTTVQTVMLAILTIRCEWEKEAEKASKNIMKWSKMEQEQ; this is encoded by the exons ATGTCGCTTAGTGATTTAGGTCCTATAGAGCAAGCAAGGCTTTCATCATTTTTGGAAGACTCGGATTTAACCGTCCCATTAAACGAAGAGCAACAAGCAAGGGAATATGAAGAAGGATTACCTCTTTCGCGGAGGGTGTGGAATGAATCAAAGAAGCTCTGGCAAATAGTCGGCCCAGCAATCTTTACCCGAGTTTCTTCCTACTCCATGTTCATCATCACCCAAGCCTTTGCTGGCCATCTCGGAGACGTTGAATTCGCTGCTCTATCCATTGGTCTCAATGTCATCCTTGGCTTCGACATCGGTCTTATG TTGGGGATGGCAAGTGCTTTAGAGACACTCTGTGGGCAAGCCTTTGGGGCCAAAAATTACTACATGTTGGGTGTATACATGCAACGTTCATGGATTGTCCTGTTCCTTAGTGGTATTGTGCTTTTGCCGATGTTTCTGTTTGCCAGCCCGTTACTAAAGCTTTTGGGACAGCCTACAAATGTAGCAGAACTATCAGGGGTAGTAGCTCTGTATTTGATACCGCTTCATTTCTGCTTCACGCTTCAGTTTCCATTGCAGAGGTTCTTGCAGAGCCAGCTGAAGAATAAAATGATTGCTTGGATGTCACTGGCAGTGTTTGTGGTGCATGTGGTTCTGAGCTGGTTGTTTGTTTATAAGCTCAAATATGGACTGGTTGCTACCGTCCTTATTTTGAACTTTTCATGGTGGTTGCTGGTGCTGATTCTTCTGGTTTACATATTCTGTGGTGGGTGTCCGTTAACTTGGGCTGGCTTCTCAATGGAAGCATTTTCAGGTCTCTGGGAGTTTCTCAAACTCTCTGCTGCTTCTGGTGTCATGCTCTG CTTGGAGCATTGGTATTACAGAATACTGATAGTGATGACTGGAAATTTAAAGAATGCAGAGATTGAAGTGGATGCTTTGTCCATATG CATGAGTATCAATGGATGGGAGATGATGATTCCTCTGGCATTTTTTGTTGGAACCGG AGTGAGAGTGGCAAATGAGCTTGGAGCAGGAAATGGAAAAGCAGCCAAGTTTGCTACAATAGTATCCGTAGTGACATCCACAATAATTGGGCTATTCTTCTGGCTCATAATTATGATATTCCATAATGAGATTGCCATGATATTTTCTACAAGTAAACCTGTTTTGGAAGAAGTAAGCAAACTGACTTTTCTTTTAGCCTTCACAGTTCTGCTCAACAGTATTCAACCTATTCTTTCTG GAGTGGCTGTGGGATCTGGATGGCAATCCTAcgttgcatatataaatataggctGCTATTATCTGGTTGGATTACCGCTTGGTTATATGATGGGTTGGGGCTTTCACAATGGAGTCAAG ggaATTTGGGCTGGCATGATGTTCGGTGGGACAACAGTTCAAACGGTGATGTTGGCCATTCTTACCATACGATGTGAATGGGAAAAAGAG GCAGAGAAAGCAAGTAAGAATATAATGAAGTGGTCGAAAATGGAGCAAGAACAATGA
- the LOC107403871 gene encoding protein DETOXIFICATION 27 isoform X1, giving the protein MPSSRDVGTEEAKVPLLEDSASIEPIKEEQRREWKEDEALSTRVWNESKNLWQIVGPGIFSRVSTYSMFVISQAFAGHLGDLELAAMSIASNVILGFDIGLMLGMASALETLCGQAFGAKKYYMLGVYMQRSWIVLILCAVVLLPILILATPILKLLGQPSDVAELSGQVALYFIPLHFCFAVQFPIQRFLQSQVKNRVIAWTALLVLVVHVFLSWLFVYKLKYGLLATILILNFSWWLLVVTLLVYIFCGGCPLTWTGFSMEAFSGLWDFLKLSAASGVMLCLENWYYRILIVMTGNLENAKIEVDALSICMSINGWEMMIPLGFFAGTGVRVANELGAGNGRGAKFAVIVSVTTSIIIGLFFWLLIMIFHNELALIFSTSKPVLKEVSKLAILLAFTVLLNSVQPILSGVAVGSGWQSYVAYINLGCYYLIRLPLGYFMGWSFHTGVKGIWAGMIFGGTAVQTVILAIITMRCEWEKEAEKANVRVRKWSTRMQEH; this is encoded by the exons ATGCCAAGTAGTAGAGATGTTGGAACAGAGGAAGCAAAAGTTCCATTGTTGGAAGACTCGGCTTCAATCGAGCCGATTAAAGAAGAACAAAGAAGGGAATGGAAAGAAGATGAAGCTCTTTCAACGAGAGTGTGGAATGAATCAAAGAATCTGTGGCAAATAGTTGGACCAGGAATCTTTAGTCGGGTTTCCACCTACTCCATGTTTGTCATCAGCCAAGCTTTTGCTGGCCATCTTGGAGATCTTGAACTCGCTGCTATGTCCATTGCTTCCAATGTCATACTCGGTTTCGATATTGGTCTTATG TTGGGGATGGCAAGCGCTTTGGAGACGCTATGTGGCCAAGCCTTTGGTGCCAAAAAGTACTACATGTTGGGTGTATACATGCAGCGTTCATGGATTGTTCTCATCCTTTGCGCTGTTGTGCTTTTGCCGATATTAATCTTAGCCACTCCGATCCTAAAGCTTCTGGGACAGCCTTCAGATGTAGCAGAACTATCAGGGCAAGTTGCCCTGTATTTTATACCGCTTCACTTCTGCTTCGCGGTTCAGTTTCCGATTCAGAGATTCTTGCAGAGTCAGGTGAAGAACAGAGTGATTGCTTGGACAGCACTGCTAGTGCTGGTGGTGCATGTGTTTTTGAGTTGGTTGTTTGTTTATAAGCTCAAATATGGACTGCTTGCCACTATCCTTATTTTGAACTTTTCATGGTGGTTGTTGGTGGTTACTCTTTTGGTTTACATATTCTGTGGTGGGTGTCCCTTGACTTGGACTGGATTCTCAATGGAAGCTTTTTCAGGTCTCTGGGATTTTCTCAAACTCTCTGCTGCTTCTGGGGTCATGCTCTG CTTAGAGAATTGGTATTACAGAATATTGATAGTAATGACTGGCAATCTAGAGAATGCAAAGATTGAAGTGGATGCTTTGTCCATTTG TATGAGCATCAATGGTTGGGAGATGATGATTCCTCTGGGGTTTTTTGCTGGAACCGG AGTGAGAGTCGCAAATGAGCTTGGAGCAGGAAATGGGAGAGGAGCGAAATTTGCTGTAATAGTTTCAGTAACAACATCCATTATAATTGGGCTATTCTTTTGGCTACTGATTATGATATTCCATAATGAGCTTGCCTTGATATTTTCAACAAGCAAACCTGTTTTGAAAGAAGTAAGCAAATTGGCTATTCTCTTAGCCTTCACAGTTTTGCTTAACAGTGTTCAACCTATTCTTTCTG GAGTGGCTGTCGGATCTGGATGGCAATCTTATGTGGCGTACATAAATTTGGGTTGctattatttaattagattaCCGCTTGGCTATTTTATGGGTTGGAGCTTTCACACAGGAGTCAAG gGAATTTGGGCTGGCATGATATTTGGTGGGACAGCAGTTCAGACGGTGATATTGGCCATTATAACCATGAGATGTGAATGGGAAAAAGAG GCAGAGAAAGCAAATGTACGTGTGAGAAAGTGGTCAACAAGGATGCAAGAACACTGA